One Oceaniferula marina genomic region harbors:
- a CDS encoding SUKH-4 family immunity protein — protein sequence MITPSNLLDGYIQRLVEDLPDDLRGLATELSEVVYYPEAVDWGLEAPPDVWAFLCDVGLPKSCPTMIDLDTDAQDLGNYIRIGSTNYGDSVCIEKSRGAVVYLEYEGYHSRHQINTSPLTFLGSICAYDKSALQATREAIRGIDPDAVSEGRWWHAATL from the coding sequence ATGATCACTCCTTCAAATCTCCTCGACGGTTACATTCAGCGTTTGGTCGAGGATTTGCCCGATGATCTCCGGGGATTGGCCACGGAGCTTAGCGAGGTCGTGTACTACCCGGAAGCTGTGGATTGGGGGCTGGAAGCCCCACCCGATGTTTGGGCGTTTCTCTGCGACGTTGGACTACCCAAATCATGCCCCACGATGATTGATTTGGATACAGACGCTCAAGATCTAGGGAATTATATAAGGATCGGTAGTACTAATTATGGTGACTCAGTATGCATAGAGAAGTCCAGAGGCGCGGTTGTTTACTTGGAATATGAAGGCTATCACAGTAGACACCAGATCAATACTAGCCCGCTCACGTTTCTGGGTTCCATTTGTGCCTATGACAAGTCGGCACTGCAGGCCACTAGAGAAGCAATCAGGGGCATAGATCCTGATGCTGTTTCCGAGGGACGATGGTGGCATGCTGCAACATTATAA